GACGGGAAGTGACGCCGCCGCGGGCGGAACTGAGCCGCTCTATGAGTTCAGCCCATCCAGTGGTGCTCTCCTCGACGATCTTCTTCCACGCTGCCTGAAGGTCTCGCTCTATCAGGCGTTCATGGACGCCGTGGTCAGCGAGAACATCATGCGCATGGTGGCGATGACAGCCGCGACCGACAACGCCGGCGGACTTGGCCGCATGCTGCGTCGCAGCTACAACCGTGCCCGCCAGGCGAAGATCACGACCGAGCTCACCGAGATCGTCTCGGGTGCGGCGGCGCTCGAGTAAGTCCGCGAGCCGCTCGCTCCCTGCGGGTCGGCGAAGTGGTCTGATTCAGCGCGACCTGCGCCGCCTGCAGCGCGTCAGCGGCTCCTGACTCGGCCGAACGACGGCTTGCCGATTGCCTCGGTCCCTGTCTCGGTGGTGCCACCGCGATCCGTCATGCCGTAGGCGACTTCGTTGCCCGACTTCTCCCAGGCTCTCAATCCGCCGGTGAGGGTGAAGACATCCCAGCGGCCATCTTCGATCAGGCGCTTGCTCATGGCGCGGGCGACGACATCATCGAAGTCGGTGTCATAGACGACCAGAACATCAAAGTCGCGCAACGGTGCCGCGGCACCGGAGCGCAGGTCGGCGAATGGAACGAGGATGGCGCCGGGAATGTGACCGGCGGCGAAGTCCGCTTCCGTGCGGGGATCGACATAGGCCATGGTCTTCGCCCGGCTGAGCGAGAAGCCGCGGGGTTGGGTGAGCGACTCCGCCTCGGTGACCGTGACCCACTGGATGTCGCGATCGTCGGTTCGGCGGTCACAGCCGACGAGAGCCACCGAGAGGAGGGCCATGGCGAGGAACAGGGGGGCGAGGCGGGCGTGCAACTTCATCGGGTCATCGTGGCCACTTCCCGGGCGCAATGCAAGTTTCGCCGGGCAACCTCGGGCGTCCGGTTCGGCTACAAGTAGGCATGCTGTCGACCCCCAAGGTGGCGTCGGGATTGTTGAACCGTGGCCTCCCGTGCGTAGGGGCGGCCTTGGCCGCACTCGCGTCGTTTCAGTTCGCCACGGCCCAGTTCGCACCGTCAATTCCCGGAGCGGGCGCCCCCGCAGCGCCCGGTGCGGCGCCGACCGCGCGCGATGTCGTTCGTGTGACGCATGCGGGGACTTGGCGAAACGCCGACGGCAATGCTGTGATCGGCGTGCGCTTCACCATGGCGGAGAAGTGGCACATCTACTGGGCGAATCCAGGCGAGAGCGGACTACCCACGACGCTCCACGCCACACTCCCCGCGGGCTGGAGCGCGAGGCAGGTCATCTTCCCTCGCCCCGACACCTTCTCGAGCGATGATGAGACAACCTTCGGCTACGAGGACTCCGCCGTCCTGCTCCTGACCGTGCACGCTGAAGAAGATGCCGGAGGTGGCGCCGCGACCGTGACCGCTCGCTATCTCGTGTGTCGGGGGATCTGCCTTTCGGGTGATGGAGAGATTTCGCTCTCGCTGCCCGATCGTGCCGCTGTCGCGAACTTGCCGCTTCTTCCAGGTGTCGTCGAAGGTCGTTCTCTGCCGAGGCCGCTCTCGGAACTCGATGCCACGATCCGCATCGATGGCTCGATCATGACGATCTCCGCGCCGAAGCTGCCGACGCTCGAGAGCGAGGGCCAGGCCAAAGGCACCGCGGGTGATCCTGCGGCGCCGAAGCCAGACGACCCCAATGCTCCCGAAGCGCCTGCGATGTCGCCCCGGCAAGCCACGGAGATCCGGTTCCTTCCCTTCGACTTGCCCGGGTTTCGACTTCCCGATGGGCTTGTCACCCGCGGGGTTGCCAGGGATGGCGGCTTCCGAATCGCCCTCAGGGTGACCCTCGACTCCAATGATGCTCCGGGGCAAGTTCTTGCTGCTGGAGGACTTGTGACCGTGGGTCCGGGCCGACAGGATCCCTGCTTCGAGTTCTCGGTAGAAGCCGCCGACACCCCGAGGGAGCCGTGATGCACGGCCCAAACTTCGGGACCGCATGACTCGTCGCGGGGCCGCTCGCGAACCATGTGTCGCCGGACGACCTTTGTTGACTCACACCTTTGCAGGAGAACCCATGACTCGAAACCCACTCGCACTTGCATCGCTCGCACTCGCATTCGCTTTCGGTGGTTCAGCCTTGGCTGCTTCCGCGCCGCTCGGTGCGCAGAACCAGGGCTCCGGCGGTGCCGGTCACAAGTCGACCGACTCTGACGGAACGAAGAAGGAGAAGAAGGACGGAAGCCACGATGGCAAGGCGGTGGCCAAGGTCGGCGAGAAGGCTCCCGACTTCCACTTCACCGATCTCGATGGCAAGAGCCACAGCCTCGCCGAGTTCTCGGGCAAGACGGTCGTGCTTCAGTGGATGCATCCCGGCTGCCCGATCTGCCGCGCGAAGTTCGAGGGCGGCGCCGTGAAGAAGATGATGGACGAGATTCACAAGGTCGACGCCGACACCGTGTTCATCTTCGTGAACAGCACTCGCACCGAGGATGGTGGTTCGGTTGATGCGAGCCGCAAGTACCTCGAGAACAACAAGATCGAGGGGATCGCCTTCTGGGAGGGCCAGGGCACGGTCGGTCGTCTCTATGACGCCAAGACCACTCCGCACCTCTATGTCATCGACAAGAAGGGCGTGCTTGCGTACGCGGGCGCAATTGACGATGACCGCTCCGGCAAGAAGGGCGTGAACTATGTCGTCGAGGCCGTGAAGGCGCTCAACGAGGGCCGCACGCCGTCTCCTGCAACGACCAATGCGTACGGCTGCACGGTCAAGTACGCGAAGAACTGAGGTCGACTGCGGGCCGTACGGATCGGCTCCACGCCCGCAATCAACAGACCTGGCACGGAATGACAAGGGCCCCGTCGAGAGACGGGGCCCTTTCTTCATGTCCAAGTTTCGGTAGACAACCGGCGGCGCCGAGAGATGCGCCAGCCGATTCAGACCGCAGGATCGAGATTGACCGGCATCACCACATAGGTGAACTCGGCGCCGGCCTTGAGCACGCCCGGCTTGTTCGGAGCCTTGAGCTCGATGATGACCTCGCCTGGATCGATCACCTTCAGGGCGTCAGTCAAGTAGTTGGGATTGAAGCCGATTTCGATGGGTTCGCCCTGATACTTCTCCATCGGGATGGTGACTTCCGCTTCGCCGAGTTCGGGAGCCCGGCTCCGAAGCACCAGCGACTCGGTCGAAAAGCTCATGCGAACGCCCTTGCTCTCCTCATTGGTCAGGAGCGCCGCGCGCCGCACGGCGCTGCCGAGCGCATCGCGGTCGAAGGTGATTCGCTTGTCGTGATCCTTGGGAATGACATCCTCAAAGGGCGGGAAGGTGCCCTCGACGAGTTGCGAGACCAGCAACGCCGCGTCGGCACCGGTGCCGACGCGGAACTGGATGCGAGTCTCCTCGCGAGCCACAGTCACGGGGGCCGCCGGATCGGTCATCAGGCGGTTCAGAATGTTCATCGTCTTGGTTGGCACGATGGCGCGGAAGTCACCTTCGCCCTTGGAGCAATCGCCTCTGGCGACTGCCAAGCGACGGCCATCGGTCGCCACCATGCGAAGACGCTTGCCAGTTCGATCGATGAGGACTGCGTTGAAGGCGTAGCGACTCGTGTCCATGGCCGTCGCGAAGAGCGTCCGGGCCACCAATCGCCGGAACTGCTCCGCGGTGGTCTCGAAGTCGGTCTTCGACTCGGGGAGTTCGGGGATCTTCGGGAAGTCCTTCGGATCATGGAAGTAGATCCTGTACTTCGCATCCTCGCCGCGCAGGATCATCGAGTTCCCCTGCATCTCCAAGGTGAGCGTTGCATCTTCACTCGCGCGCACGATCTGGAGGAGCTTCTCCCCGGGCACCAGCGTGTCTCCCTCGTGCTGCACATCCACCTGCGGAACGCTCACGGCAACGCTCACCTCGGTGTCGGTCGCTCGGAGCGTCAGCAGGCCGTCCTTGGCCGTCACCCGAACGCAGGCGAGCGCCGGGGAGGTGTTGCGCGGGGCCACGACGCCGACGGCGGTGGTCAGCGCATCGAGGAGGTGGGTGCGGTCACAAACAACTTTGAGAGTGTCGGCCATGGTGTGTTTCTTTCATGCTCCCCAGCGGAGGCTGGGAGTGTACCCGCGACCGCTTGGCGCTCCCTCGGCCCGGTGGAATGGTCGCCGGCGGGGGGCTACCGTGAAGGAGATGTTTCTCGCCATCCTCAAGGGCCTGAATCACTGGTTCGCGCTGGCTGCATTCTGGGGATACCTCATCGCCTTTGCCCTTGCGTTCACCATGGTGGTGGTCGTCTTCCCGGTCGGGGCGCTCTTCATGCTCTTTGCGGCGATCTTCACGCTGCCGGTCGTCGTAGGGGTGTCGATGAGCCTGGCCGCACTGGAGCGCGCGTGGATGCGGCGATGGCTGCGCGCCTCGCGCTGCCCCGAGTGCCATGCCGAAGCGTCGGTGCACCGATGGGTCCGGCCGGACATCGCCTTTGAGGATGAATCGCTGCGCGGACCGCAGGATCCGCCCTGCTATGAGTGCGGCCGCTGCGGCGCCCTCTTCTCCGAGTCAGGCGAAGGTGTGCCCGGTCCGTTGGCGGCGGCGTGATCGATCACCTCGCGCACCTGCGCACCAAGGTGCGGATTGCCGGCGAAGACGATCATCTGTCCGCAGGGGAGCACTTCGATGAGGATCTTTGTGCCCGTTGCCGCCACGGAGATTCCCTGGGTGTCGTTCGAGCCAGCCTTCAGAAGGGCGCGGACAAGATCTCGAAGCGTATGGTGATCGCCGGGACCCAGCAGCAGTGGATCGCGCGTGTTGAGCTCCACCGATGCCATCTGGTCGATGGCCTTCCACGGCGCGTTCTCCGCCATCTCGAATGAGACCGCATCGAAGACATCGCGCCAGTGTCCCACCGGGATGAGCAGCACAGGATCGATTCGAAGCTTGTGAACCACGCCTTCGACGATGGCGGGCATGGCCTCGCGCGGGACACGAAGCACGGTGCCAGGCAGCGTCGCGGCGAGGCGATGGTCATTGGCGGCGACATCGATCACCACCACTCGTTCGTCCTCGAGAAGCCCGAGATGGAGTTCACGATCGTTGCGATCGGCCTCCTCCAGCCCCTGCAACTGAAGGGCGGGCCACGCTTCCGAGTAGCTGATGAACTCCACCGTGTGCTCCTTCGCGCCCGAGAGATGTGTCGGCGTGACGGTTCCGGACTCCCGATCAATGTAGCGGATGATCGCGATGATCCCACGGGGCGGTGTAGGATCGTCCATACGGCGGCCTCGTCGAGCCCTCGCCGTCCGTGACACTCATGCGAACGCTCCTCTTCGTCTGCACAGGGAACACCTGCCGTTCACCGATGGCGGAGGCGATCGCGCGAAGGCTTGTTGAAGAAGGTCGTGTTCCGGGTGCCGAAGGGCTCTTCATCGCCTCCGCGGGCGTTGCGGCGGGGGATGGGATCCCGATTTCCGAGGAAGCCGTGGTGGCGCTGCGCCGCCTCGACATCGACCATGATGGAACCAGCAAGCGTCTCACCCCGGAGATGGCCCGCCGGGCGACCATCCTGGTGGGCATGACCGACGGCCATGTGGCGGAGATTCGGCGACTTCTGGGGGAGGGATTTGCCGAGGCGGGCCGGGGCGGATCGGCGAAGGGGGACGGGCCGCCCCCCTTGGTTCGCGTAGAACGGCTGAACCCCCGGGGAGGTGTGGAAGATCCGGTAGGCATGGGGCAGCCTGCGTATGATCGTCTGGCGAGGCAGTTCCTGGATCTCCTTCCCGGTCGCCTCGCTGAATTGCTCGCACCATGAAAGTCGCTCTCGGCGCCGATCATCGCGGACTCGCAGTGGCTCATGCGGTTGTGTCGCAGCTTCGCGCCGATGGCCATCAGGTCGAACTCCTCGGGGAAACATCCGGCCAGCCCTGCGACTATCCCGACTCCGCGTTCATGGTCGCCTCGGCGGTCGCCCACGGGAAGGCTGACCGGGGTGTGTTGATCTGCGGCACGGGAATCGGCATGTGCATCGCGGCGAACAAGGTGCGCGGCATCCGAGCGGCCTTGGCTCAAGATGAACTCAGCGCCCAGTTGAGTCGCACGCACAACGATGCGAATGTCCTCTGCCTCTCCGCCGATCTTCTCGGGCAGGCGCTGGTGAAGCGCATCGTCGAGGTGTGGTTCAGAACCACCTTTGAGGGTGGCCGCCATGCGAGGCGCGTCGAGAAGATTGCCAAGATCGAGGAGGGGTGGGACCCGGGGCAGCGCAACGGCGTCTACCGCGAGGCTCCGACGCCCCAGCCCGAAAGATCCGAGAAGCCGTCACGGTCGCAGCGGAGTTGAGCGCTTCGGCAGTGAAACGCCGATCCAACCTGGTGGGCTCCGGTTCGTATGAAGACGAATCGATGATGCCCCGAAGGATCGGATCCATGGCCGCCAGAAATCGACTGACACCGCTTGCGCGGGCTCGCCTGATTGGAGCCGTGGTGATCTGGTGCGCGCTGGTGGTCGGCACGGTGGTGAGCGCACCCTTGTCGTCGGTCGGTGGAGCGCTCTGGACCTCACTGCTCCGCGAGGCGACATGGAGTCAGCCGGACGCTCTGCCGCCCTTTGCGGAGCCTGCAGATGTCGATGCGATCGTGCTGCGCCTGCGTCTTGAGCAGCAGATGAGCGTGGCGCGGGCGCTGTCGGTGCTGCGAGCCCACTTCGAGGTCTTCCGCGAGCGATCGGGCCTTATGGCTGATGAACTGCTGAGCTGGCGCACGCGAGGGGCCCTCGCCTGGCATGGTGTGGAGGATGCCGTCACGCGGGAGGGCGGGCGGCGTCGCGCGCTCGTGCGTGAGCGCTTTGAGAGAATCGTGGCGAGCGAGCGCGACTTCAGAGAGGCCGTGGCCGAAGCTGAGGAGCGACTCGTCCTTGAGCTGCACGCGGACCGCGCGCGGGCGCTCGCTCGCGTGCGAGGTCACTTGGCTCACTCCGCGTCGACTTCCGGGGCGGAGGTCATGGCGCCCACGGAGTTGGAGCGCCTCGCCTCGCGGCTTGATAGGGCGCTCCTGCAACAGGCCGATCGATCGCTGCTCTCCGCGATGAGCACGCTGATCGGCGCCACCGTGGTGACCGAAATCGTGGCGATGGGCACGAGCGCCGCCGTCGTGAGTGCTGCGGGTGGTGCGGCGTCGGGTTCGTTCATTCCGGTGGCGGGGACGATTGCGGGCTTCGTGGTGGGCCTTGCGGCAGGTGTCGCGGTCGACTGGTGGATGAGTGACTCAGCGCGGCATGTGGTGCGCGAGCGCATCGAGGTGGCCATCGACGCCCTCGAACGGGCGCTCATTGAGGGCGATGGCGCGCCTTCGGGCAGCGGCCTTCGAGATCGCTTCGAGAAGGCGGCGGAGCAGGATGCTCTTGCCCTCGAATCACAACTGGATCGGTGGTTGAAAGGAGCTCGACGATGATCCCCGGATTGAGCGGAGCGCTGGCGGTGGGGGTGCTTGCAGCCACGCTCGCCCAGGGGGCGACGGCGCTGCGGGCGGTGGCGGAACAGGTTCTCGAGCGAGTCGGAGCGACCGGCGGTCGGGCTGCAGTGGTGCAGCTTGAGAGGGCGGGAGGCCGTGCCGCCGTCGAAGCCGTGCTCGTTCAGGCGGAGCGGGAAGGCGG
This region of Phycisphaeraceae bacterium genomic DNA includes:
- the rpiB gene encoding ribose 5-phosphate isomerase B — its product is MKVALGADHRGLAVAHAVVSQLRADGHQVELLGETSGQPCDYPDSAFMVASAVAHGKADRGVLICGTGIGMCIAANKVRGIRAALAQDELSAQLSRTHNDANVLCLSADLLGQALVKRIVEVWFRTTFEGGRHARRVEKIAKIEEGWDPGQRNGVYREAPTPQPERSEKPSRSQRS
- the dnaN gene encoding DNA polymerase III subunit beta, which translates into the protein MADTLKVVCDRTHLLDALTTAVGVVAPRNTSPALACVRVTAKDGLLTLRATDTEVSVAVSVPQVDVQHEGDTLVPGEKLLQIVRASEDATLTLEMQGNSMILRGEDAKYRIYFHDPKDFPKIPELPESKTDFETTAEQFRRLVARTLFATAMDTSRYAFNAVLIDRTGKRLRMVATDGRRLAVARGDCSKGEGDFRAIVPTKTMNILNRLMTDPAAPVTVAREETRIQFRVGTGADAALLVSQLVEGTFPPFEDVIPKDHDKRITFDRDALGSAVRRAALLTNEESKGVRMSFSTESLVLRSRAPELGEAEVTIPMEKYQGEPIEIGFNPNYLTDALKVIDPGEVIIELKAPNKPGVLKAGAEFTYVVMPVNLDPAV
- a CDS encoding rhodanese-like domain-containing protein, whose protein sequence is MKLHARLAPLFLAMALLSVALVGCDRRTDDRDIQWVTVTEAESLTQPRGFSLSRAKTMAYVDPRTEADFAAGHIPGAILVPFADLRSGAAAPLRDFDVLVVYDTDFDDVVARAMSKRLIEDGRWDVFTLTGGLRAWEKSGNEVAYGMTDRGGTTETGTEAIGKPSFGRVRSR
- a CDS encoding redoxin domain-containing protein, with the translated sequence MTRNPLALASLALAFAFGGSALAASAPLGAQNQGSGGAGHKSTDSDGTKKEKKDGSHDGKAVAKVGEKAPDFHFTDLDGKSHSLAEFSGKTVVLQWMHPGCPICRAKFEGGAVKKMMDEIHKVDADTVFIFVNSTRTEDGGSVDASRKYLENNKIEGIAFWEGQGTVGRLYDAKTTPHLYVIDKKGVLAYAGAIDDDRSGKKGVNYVVEAVKALNEGRTPSPATTNAYGCTVKYAKN